Proteins from a single region of Streptomyces glaucescens:
- a CDS encoding dienelactone hydrolase family protein — protein sequence MPEPPPALKEELTFPLAWGNSPVRDFGAWRRAARATVEAHLLVGRQDGTPYAPEYGGREEGDGYTRELVTLSLTRYERVRGVLLTPHGRGPFPAVLLLHDHGSRFDIGKEKLVRPWYDDTRLASAREWARRCFGGRFVGDELARRGHVVLCLDAPGWGDRGPLAYGQQQALAAHFYQLGSSLAGLMAREDARAAAFLAGLDRVDGRRVAALGFSMGGYRAWQTAALGDHLAAAASVCWMTGLKEMLVPGDNALRGQSAYYTLHPGLARHLDLPDVASIAAPRPMLFLHGGRDPLFRAEGVRAAHDKLRAVWRFHGAEERLRLRTWPDLGHVFSGRMQDEVFAWLDDVL from the coding sequence ATGCCTGAGCCGCCGCCGGCGCTCAAGGAGGAACTGACCTTCCCGCTCGCCTGGGGCAACTCGCCCGTCCGCGACTTCGGCGCGTGGCGGCGGGCCGCCCGTGCCACGGTCGAGGCGCACCTGCTGGTCGGCCGGCAGGACGGGACGCCGTACGCCCCCGAGTACGGCGGGCGGGAGGAAGGGGACGGGTACACGCGGGAGCTGGTGACCCTCTCCCTCACCCGCTACGAACGCGTCCGCGGCGTTCTGCTCACCCCGCACGGGCGCGGGCCGTTCCCGGCGGTGCTGCTGCTGCACGACCACGGGTCCAGGTTCGACATCGGCAAGGAGAAACTGGTCCGGCCCTGGTACGACGACACCCGGCTGGCCTCCGCGCGGGAGTGGGCGCGGCGCTGCTTCGGCGGGCGGTTCGTCGGCGACGAGCTGGCCCGGCGCGGCCACGTCGTGCTGTGCCTGGACGCACCGGGCTGGGGCGACCGGGGGCCGCTCGCGTACGGGCAGCAGCAGGCGCTGGCCGCGCACTTCTACCAGCTCGGGTCGTCCCTCGCCGGGCTCATGGCGCGGGAGGACGCCCGCGCCGCCGCGTTCCTGGCCGGACTCGACCGGGTCGACGGCCGCCGGGTGGCCGCCCTCGGCTTCTCGATGGGCGGTTACCGGGCCTGGCAGACGGCCGCGCTCGGCGACCACCTCGCCGCCGCGGCGAGCGTGTGCTGGATGACCGGCCTGAAGGAGATGCTGGTGCCCGGCGACAACGCGCTGCGCGGACAGTCGGCCTACTACACGCTCCATCCGGGACTCGCCCGGCACCTCGACCTGCCCGACGTCGCGAGCATCGCCGCGCCCAGGCCGATGCTCTTCCTCCACGGCGGCCGGGACCCCCTGTTCCGCGCCGAGGGGGTACGGGCGGCCCACGACAAGCTGCGCGCCGTGTGGCGGTTCCACGGCGCCGAGGAGCGGCTGCGGCTGAGGACGTGGCCGGACCTCGGCCACGTCTTCAGCGGCCGCATGCAGGACGAGGTGTTCGCCTGGCTCGACGACGTGCTGTGA
- a CDS encoding SigE family RNA polymerase sigma factor → MGTVVDDAASVEFHAFFERHYAELARLAHLLTGEADAADDIAADALLALWHRWDRVRAADHPVAYARGVVANLARTRIRGAVRERRRIALFWSQREERTENPDVAGVVDVQDALRRLPFRKRACVVLRHAFDLSEKDTALALGVSVGTVKSQTSKGIAELQRLLGTQQASRRVRAAMARTGQAAGRDR, encoded by the coding sequence GTGGGCACAGTCGTCGACGACGCCGCCTCCGTGGAGTTCCATGCCTTCTTCGAGCGGCACTACGCCGAACTGGCCCGCCTGGCCCACCTGCTGACGGGTGAGGCGGACGCCGCCGACGACATCGCGGCGGACGCCCTGCTGGCGCTGTGGCACCGCTGGGACCGGGTGCGCGCGGCCGACCACCCGGTGGCGTACGCGCGCGGGGTCGTGGCCAATCTGGCCCGCACCCGGATCCGCGGCGCGGTGCGCGAGCGGCGCAGGATCGCCCTGTTCTGGTCGCAGCGCGAGGAGAGGACCGAGAACCCGGACGTCGCGGGTGTCGTCGACGTCCAGGACGCGCTGCGCCGGCTGCCGTTCCGCAAGCGGGCCTGTGTGGTGCTGCGGCACGCCTTCGACCTCTCGGAGAAGGACACCGCCCTGGCCCTGGGTGTGTCGGTGGGTACGGTGAAGAGCCAGACCTCCAAGGGAATCGCCGAGCTGCAGAGACTGCTCGGCACACAGCAGGCTTCACGGCGGGTGCGTGCGGCGATGGCGCGGACCGGCCAGGCCGCGGGAAGGGACCGATGA
- a CDS encoding rhamnogalacturonan acetylesterase, protein MSISRRQVASALAAAPLALSVDGAAQASEGRHRRVIHIAGDSTAAQKYADAAPETGWGMAFPFFLHKDRPVANHAVNGRSSKSFVEEGRLDVILGRIRPGDVLIVQFGHNDQKSGDPARYTEPWTTYQDHLRLYLDGARARGARPVLATSVERRRFDAQGRALPSHGEYPAAMRALAREEGVALLDVQALSLALWQELGAEETKRYFNWTASEQDNTHFDPPGAIAVARLVVRELLRTRVLGPRDVRRLDEEIPESWIEWPPAAV, encoded by the coding sequence GTGTCCATTTCCCGCAGGCAGGTCGCTTCGGCGCTGGCCGCCGCTCCGCTCGCGCTCTCCGTCGACGGTGCCGCGCAGGCATCGGAAGGGCGGCACCGCCGGGTGATCCACATCGCCGGGGACTCGACCGCCGCGCAGAAGTACGCGGACGCGGCGCCGGAGACCGGCTGGGGGATGGCGTTCCCCTTCTTCCTGCACAAGGACCGGCCGGTCGCGAACCACGCGGTGAACGGCCGCAGTTCGAAGAGCTTCGTGGAAGAGGGCCGGCTCGACGTGATCCTCGGCCGGATCCGGCCGGGCGACGTGCTGATCGTCCAGTTCGGCCACAACGACCAGAAGAGCGGTGACCCCGCCCGGTACACCGAGCCGTGGACGACCTACCAGGACCACCTGCGGCTGTACCTCGACGGCGCCCGCGCCCGGGGGGCCCGGCCGGTGCTGGCCACCTCCGTGGAGCGGCGCAGGTTCGACGCGCAGGGCAGGGCGCTGCCGAGCCACGGCGAGTACCCGGCGGCGATGCGCGCGCTCGCCCGGGAGGAGGGCGTGGCGCTGCTGGACGTGCAGGCGCTGTCGCTCGCGCTGTGGCAGGAGCTGGGCGCCGAGGAAACCAAGAGGTACTTCAACTGGACGGCGTCCGAGCAGGACAACACGCACTTCGACCCGCCTGGTGCGATCGCCGTGGCGCGGCTGGTGGTGCGGGAGCTGCTGCGCACGCGGGTGCTGGGCCCGCGGGACGTGCGCCGGCTCGACGAGGAAATCCCCGAGTCGTGGATCGAGTGGCCGCCGGCCGCCGTCTGA
- a CDS encoding pectinesterase family protein, which produces MPSPHLPPSRRGLLTASAGAVAALAVTALPARAAGGPRPFGRYGSPAARLTPGTLYVDPHGRGDFTTVQAAVTAADGNGRTLVLAPGVYRETVSVDAGRTGMTWIGAGHGPRDVVIVYDNAAGTPKPGGGTHGTSGSATTTVRADGFTAHRITFANDWLRAGHPGTSGTQAVAIKVTGDRSAFHHCRFLGHQDTLYADTAALGVFARQYFSRCYVEGDVDFVFGRATAVFEHCRFHTLNRTDLAAAPYGFVFAPSTAGPNPRGFLVTRSRISSEAPDGYYKLARPWVPSSDPTARPSLVVRDTWLGTGIDAVTPYASMSDAFPWQEQRFTEYRNLGPGARITVPENRPRLTAAQAGEHTRRAYLGDWRPDA; this is translated from the coding sequence ATGCCCTCGCCCCACCTCCCCCCGTCCCGGCGCGGCTTGCTGACGGCGAGCGCCGGCGCGGTCGCCGCGCTCGCCGTCACCGCGCTCCCCGCACGGGCGGCGGGCGGGCCCCGCCCGTTCGGCCGGTACGGTTCCCCGGCCGCCCGCCTCACCCCGGGCACCCTGTACGTCGACCCGCACGGCCGGGGCGACTTCACCACCGTGCAGGCCGCCGTGACCGCCGCCGACGGCAACGGCCGCACCCTCGTCCTGGCCCCCGGCGTCTACCGGGAGACCGTCTCCGTCGACGCCGGCCGCACCGGGATGACCTGGATCGGCGCCGGCCACGGCCCGCGCGACGTGGTGATCGTGTACGACAACGCGGCCGGCACCCCCAAGCCCGGCGGCGGCACCCACGGCACCAGCGGATCGGCCACCACCACCGTCCGCGCCGACGGCTTCACCGCCCACCGGATCACCTTCGCCAACGACTGGCTGCGCGCCGGCCACCCGGGCACCTCCGGCACCCAGGCCGTCGCCATCAAGGTGACGGGCGACCGCTCCGCCTTCCACCACTGCCGTTTCCTCGGCCACCAGGACACCCTCTACGCCGACACCGCCGCGCTGGGCGTCTTCGCCCGCCAGTACTTCTCCCGCTGCTACGTCGAGGGCGACGTCGACTTCGTCTTCGGCCGGGCCACCGCCGTCTTCGAGCACTGCCGCTTCCACACCCTGAACCGCACCGACCTGGCCGCAGCCCCGTACGGCTTCGTCTTCGCCCCGTCGACCGCGGGACCCAACCCGCGCGGCTTCCTCGTCACCCGCAGCCGGATCAGCAGCGAGGCGCCCGACGGGTACTACAAGCTGGCCCGCCCCTGGGTGCCCAGCTCCGACCCGACCGCCCGGCCGTCCCTCGTGGTCCGCGACACCTGGCTCGGCACCGGCATCGACGCGGTCACGCCCTACGCCAGCATGTCGGACGCCTTCCCGTGGCAGGAGCAGCGGTTCACCGAGTACCGCAATCTGGGCCCCGGCGCCCGGATCACCGTCCCGGAGAACCGGCCGCGGCTGACCGCCGCCCAGGCGGGCGAGCACACCAGGCGCGCGTACCTCGGCGACTGGCGGCCGGATGCCTGA
- a CDS encoding pectate lyase: MTARAEQRVRHRRRVTKRRAAIAGAAALGLTGAAIVTTTMLSSAGAASSWPTAKGPKAVSSTIPVSGTYDGGYKRFYGTGELGGTGQDEGQDPLFKLADGAVLKNVILGAPAADGIHCTGSCTLQNVWWEDVGEDAATFKGKSASAVYTVYGGGARKADDKVFQFNGAGKLVVTKFQVSDFGKLVRTCGNCSTQYKNRQVIVDDVDVTAPGKSIVGINANFGETASLRNVRIHGDSGKKIKPCTRFQGNDTGKEPKELGTGPDGTHCRYTASDLTYR, translated from the coding sequence ATGACAGCACGAGCCGAACAGCGCGTCCGCCACCGCCGCCGCGTCACGAAACGACGCGCGGCGATCGCCGGCGCCGCCGCCCTGGGCCTCACCGGGGCGGCGATCGTCACCACGACGATGCTGTCCTCCGCGGGCGCCGCGTCCTCGTGGCCGACGGCCAAGGGACCCAAGGCCGTCAGCAGCACCATCCCCGTCTCGGGGACGTACGACGGCGGCTACAAGCGCTTCTACGGCACCGGCGAACTCGGCGGCACCGGGCAGGACGAGGGCCAGGACCCGCTGTTCAAGCTCGCCGACGGCGCGGTGCTGAAGAACGTCATCCTCGGTGCCCCGGCGGCCGACGGCATCCACTGCACGGGCAGTTGCACGCTGCAGAACGTGTGGTGGGAGGACGTCGGCGAGGACGCCGCCACCTTCAAGGGCAAGTCGGCCTCGGCCGTGTACACCGTGTACGGCGGCGGCGCGCGGAAGGCCGACGACAAGGTCTTCCAGTTCAACGGCGCGGGCAAGCTGGTCGTGACCAAGTTCCAGGTCTCGGACTTCGGCAAGCTGGTGCGCACTTGCGGCAACTGCTCGACGCAGTACAAGAACCGCCAGGTGATCGTCGACGACGTCGACGTCACCGCGCCCGGCAAGTCGATCGTCGGCATCAACGCCAACTTCGGTGAGACGGCCTCCCTGCGCAACGTGCGCATCCACGGTGACAGCGGCAAGAAGATCAAGCCGTGCACCCGCTTCCAGGGCAACGACACCGGCAAGGAGCCGAAGGAGCTGGGCACCGGCCCGGACGGCACGCACTGCCGCTACACCGCCTCGGACCTCACCTACCGGTAG
- a CDS encoding peptidoglycan D,D-transpeptidase FtsI family protein, translated as MNKTIRRASVFALLLVLALLVRATWVQFYEGQALADDKNNRRNVIEQYSEPLGDIVVGGEAVTGSARTKSGDLGYKRTYKDGALYAAVTGYSSQAFGATQLEGVYQDLLDGTDPRLKSVLDTVTNGRSDPGDVITTIDPGVQRAAYEALGDKKGAAVAVDPATGRILAVVSTPSYDPSRITTGDSEAWTRLTGDEDKPMTNRALRQPLPPGSTFKLVVAAAALEDGLVSSVDAPTDSPDPYPLPLSSRNLTNENPDAPCANASLRVALQYSCNNVFGKLAVDLGQDEVRAMAERFGFNDAEQDVPVRAYESVYPRDMDEAQTALSGIGQFDVTATPLQIAMVSAALANDGKLVAPHMVSRITGQDGEVLEDYDDDPAVKEIVSPETAEQLRSAMRTVVEEGTGTNARFPGATVGGKTGTAQHGENNSKTPYAWFTSFAESDTSGEKVAVAVVVEQSDAARSEVSGNGLAAPVAKAVMRAALED; from the coding sequence ATGAACAAGACGATCAGGCGCGCGTCGGTCTTCGCGCTGCTCCTGGTGCTCGCCCTGCTGGTGAGGGCGACCTGGGTGCAGTTCTACGAGGGCCAGGCGCTGGCGGACGACAAGAACAACCGGCGGAACGTCATCGAGCAGTACAGCGAACCGCTCGGCGACATCGTCGTGGGCGGCGAGGCGGTCACCGGCTCGGCGCGGACGAAGAGCGGGGACCTCGGGTACAAGCGGACGTACAAGGACGGCGCGCTCTACGCGGCGGTGACCGGCTACAGCTCGCAGGCCTTCGGCGCCACCCAGCTGGAGGGCGTCTACCAGGACCTGCTGGACGGCACGGACCCGCGACTGAAGTCGGTGCTGGACACGGTCACCAACGGGCGCTCCGACCCCGGTGACGTGATCACCACGATCGACCCCGGGGTGCAGCGGGCGGCGTACGAGGCGCTGGGCGACAAGAAGGGCGCCGCCGTCGCCGTCGACCCCGCGACCGGACGGATCCTGGCGGTCGTCTCCACCCCGTCGTACGACCCGTCGCGCATCACCACCGGCGACTCCGAGGCGTGGACGCGGCTCACCGGGGACGAGGACAAGCCGATGACCAACCGGGCGCTGCGCCAGCCGCTGCCGCCGGGCTCCACCTTCAAGCTGGTGGTCGCGGCGGCGGCGCTGGAGGACGGGCTGGTCTCCTCGGTGGACGCGCCCACGGACAGCCCGGACCCCTACCCGCTGCCGCTGTCCTCCAGGAACCTGACCAACGAGAACCCGGACGCGCCCTGCGCGAACGCGTCGCTGCGCGTCGCGCTCCAGTACTCGTGCAACAACGTCTTCGGCAAGCTGGCCGTCGACCTCGGCCAGGACGAGGTCCGCGCGATGGCGGAGCGGTTCGGCTTCAACGACGCCGAGCAGGACGTCCCGGTGCGCGCGTACGAGAGCGTGTACCCCCGGGACATGGACGAGGCGCAGACGGCCCTGTCCGGCATCGGCCAGTTCGACGTCACCGCGACGCCGCTGCAGATCGCCATGGTGTCGGCGGCCCTGGCCAACGACGGCAAGCTCGTCGCGCCGCACATGGTGTCGCGGATCACCGGCCAGGACGGCGAAGTGCTGGAGGACTACGACGACGACCCCGCCGTCAAGGAGATCGTCAGCCCGGAGACGGCCGAGCAGCTGCGGTCGGCGATGCGGACGGTCGTCGAGGAGGGCACCGGGACGAACGCGCGGTTCCCCGGCGCCACGGTCGGCGGCAAGACGGGCACCGCCCAGCACGGCGAGAACAACAGCAAGACGCCGTACGCCTGGTTCACCTCCTTCGCCGAGTCGGACACCTCGGGCGAGAAGGTCGCCGTGGCGGTGGTGGTCGAGCAGTCGGACGCGGCGCGTTCGGAGGTCAGCGGCAACGGGCTCGCCGCACCGGTGGCCAAGGCCGTGATGCGGGCCGCGCTGGAGGACTGA
- a CDS encoding polysaccharide lyase family 1 protein — MNTQNWHAHAIRTAVRSVALTGCVALVLGVTGTATAHPGSRDPGRQVLAAGDGWASAGTGTTGGAAADAAHVHTVTTWDEFRAALADGGTAPRIIKVKGMIDAVSEGCDAFAAEGYDFQRYLADYDPAVWGNDKPVSGEQEDLRAASAARQDKAIKANVPADTTIIGVGRNSGILGGSLQIRGVDNVIIRNLTIEAPVDCFPQWDPTDDNGTGAWNSEYDGVVVYGSTHVWIDHNTLTDGRHPDSALPSYFGKVYQQHDGLVDVVRGGDLVTVSWNSFRDHDKTMLIGNSDSAGATDTGKLRVTLHHNRFEGIVERAPRVRFGQVDSYNNHFVVTKGQKFGYVFGIGAHSRLHATHNAFSLAPGVSTGKVLKKWSEAPLTAEHNYVNGKPTDLIAVHNAQIPAETLQSGAGWTPTLRTRVDHPRAVPALVDHRAGAGRVR; from the coding sequence ATGAACACACAGAACTGGCATGCCCATGCCATAAGAACGGCCGTGCGGAGCGTCGCCCTCACCGGGTGCGTCGCGCTGGTCCTCGGCGTCACCGGGACCGCCACCGCCCACCCCGGGTCCCGCGACCCCGGCCGCCAGGTGCTGGCCGCCGGCGACGGCTGGGCCTCCGCGGGCACCGGCACCACCGGCGGAGCGGCCGCCGACGCCGCGCACGTCCACACCGTGACGACCTGGGACGAGTTCCGGGCCGCCCTGGCGGACGGCGGCACCGCGCCCCGGATCATCAAGGTCAAGGGCATGATCGACGCCGTGTCCGAGGGCTGCGACGCCTTCGCCGCCGAGGGCTACGACTTCCAGCGCTACCTCGCGGACTACGACCCGGCCGTCTGGGGCAACGACAAGCCCGTCAGCGGCGAGCAGGAGGATCTGCGGGCCGCGTCGGCCGCCCGCCAGGACAAGGCCATCAAGGCGAACGTCCCGGCCGACACCACCATCATCGGCGTCGGCCGCAACTCCGGGATCCTCGGCGGCAGCCTCCAAATCCGCGGCGTCGACAACGTCATCATCCGCAACCTCACCATCGAGGCCCCGGTCGACTGCTTCCCGCAGTGGGACCCGACCGACGACAACGGGACCGGCGCCTGGAACTCCGAGTACGACGGCGTGGTCGTGTACGGCTCCACCCACGTGTGGATCGACCACAACACGCTCACCGACGGCCGCCACCCCGACAGCGCCCTGCCGAGCTACTTCGGCAAGGTCTACCAGCAGCACGACGGACTGGTCGACGTGGTGCGCGGCGGCGACCTCGTCACCGTCTCGTGGAACTCCTTCCGGGACCACGACAAGACCATGCTCATCGGCAACAGCGACAGCGCGGGGGCGACCGACACGGGCAAACTCCGGGTCACCCTCCACCACAACCGCTTCGAGGGCATCGTCGAGCGGGCGCCACGCGTCCGGTTCGGGCAGGTCGACTCGTACAACAACCACTTCGTGGTCACCAAGGGCCAGAAGTTCGGCTACGTCTTCGGCATCGGCGCCCACTCCCGGCTGCACGCCACCCACAACGCCTTCTCCCTGGCACCCGGCGTCAGCACCGGCAAGGTGCTGAAGAAGTGGAGCGAGGCGCCGCTCACCGCCGAGCACAACTACGTCAACGGCAAGCCCACCGACCTGATCGCCGTCCACAACGCGCAGATCCCCGCCGAGACCCTCCAGTCCGGCGCCGGCTGGACGCCCACCCTGCGCACCCGGGTCGACCACCCCCGGGCCGTCCCCGCCCTCGTCGACCACCGCGCGGGCGCCGGACGCGTCCGCTGA
- a CDS encoding ABC transporter substrate-binding protein, with product MKISIRRSRRAAIAVALGSVLALTTTACGDDGSGGGGGEGAEGSGKGKIVFWDNNGGVRTDIWKEIIADFEKAHPDIDVEYVGISSTEYQSKVDTAIQGGGLPDVGGVGAAMLAGFSAQGALEPLDDRLAGSPLNGKLNEDMLTSMKAAGGGDGTLYSVPTSANNGVLYYRTDLFEKAGLQAPTTWEAFFTAANELTDVKRNRFGYTIRGGAGSIAQALDAMYGQSGITSFWEGDKTTVNDPRNIAALEKYAALYKKVTPSADLNNDFTKMVAQWDSGTIGMLNHNLGSYQDHVKAFGVGKFRGIPQPTGPGGKRVQVSNPVDGLGLFKNSKNKEAAWKFIEFALSHEENSKFNESAGQVPANMDAAKDPWVAKAEPTKLAAQVLSDGSTTIVQLPYYLPDWNTISKAENEPNFQKVLLGTMSAKKFLDGLAEQLNEAQAEWKQRNQ from the coding sequence ATGAAGATCAGCATCCGCAGAAGCAGGCGCGCTGCCATCGCCGTCGCCCTGGGCTCCGTTCTCGCGCTCACCACCACCGCCTGCGGCGACGACGGCAGCGGCGGGGGCGGCGGCGAGGGCGCCGAGGGCAGCGGCAAGGGCAAGATCGTCTTCTGGGACAACAACGGCGGTGTGCGCACCGACATCTGGAAGGAGATCATCGCCGACTTCGAGAAGGCCCACCCGGACATCGACGTCGAGTACGTCGGCATCTCCTCCACCGAGTACCAGTCCAAGGTCGACACCGCCATCCAGGGCGGCGGGCTGCCCGACGTCGGCGGGGTCGGCGCGGCCATGCTCGCCGGGTTCTCCGCCCAGGGCGCGCTGGAGCCGCTGGACGACCGGCTCGCCGGGTCCCCGCTGAACGGCAAGCTCAACGAGGACATGCTGACGTCCATGAAGGCCGCGGGCGGCGGCGACGGCACCCTGTACTCCGTCCCGACCTCCGCGAACAACGGTGTGCTGTACTACCGCACCGACCTGTTCGAGAAGGCGGGCCTGCAGGCGCCGACCACCTGGGAGGCCTTCTTCACGGCGGCGAACGAGCTGACCGACGTGAAGAGGAACCGGTTCGGGTACACCATCCGCGGCGGCGCCGGCTCCATCGCGCAGGCCCTGGACGCGATGTACGGGCAGAGCGGGATCACCTCGTTCTGGGAGGGCGACAAGACCACCGTCAACGACCCGAGGAACATCGCCGCGCTGGAGAAGTACGCGGCGCTGTACAAGAAGGTCACGCCCTCCGCCGACCTCAACAACGACTTCACCAAGATGGTCGCCCAGTGGGACTCCGGCACCATCGGCATGCTCAACCACAACCTGGGCTCCTACCAGGACCACGTGAAGGCGTTCGGCGTCGGCAAGTTCCGGGGCATCCCGCAGCCGACCGGCCCCGGCGGCAAGCGGGTCCAGGTGTCCAACCCGGTGGACGGGCTGGGACTGTTCAAAAACTCCAAGAACAAGGAAGCCGCCTGGAAGTTCATCGAGTTCGCGCTCTCCCACGAGGAGAACTCGAAGTTCAACGAGTCGGCGGGGCAGGTGCCGGCGAACATGGACGCGGCGAAGGACCCCTGGGTCGCGAAGGCCGAGCCGACGAAGCTGGCCGCTCAGGTGCTGAGCGACGGGTCCACGACCATCGTCCAGCTGCCGTACTACCTGCCGGACTGGAACACCATCTCGAAGGCGGAGAACGAGCCGAACTTCCAGAAGGTGCTGCTGGGGACCATGTCGGCGAAGAAGTTCCTGGACGGGCTGGCCGAGCAGCTGAACGAGGCCCAGGCCGAGTGGAAGCAGCGCAACCAGTAG